The genomic stretch ACCATCTTTCGCATAACCCGTTAAAGCCGTGCTGCTCTGGGTGATCTTGTTACCACAGTTTGCCAGATTGTCAGTACCGTGTGCCTGATGCACTTTATCAGCTGCCTCGGGAATTAAATGCCAGTGATAATAACCCGCCGGATCGTGATGCCCCCCGCAATAATCCAGTGATGGAATATTGCCACCAACAGCCGCCGCCATACCCGTAGGCCCTGTGACAACAGAAGGCGGCGTACCCGTAAAGGGAATACCATCCAATGACAGCCCGACAGGTTGCACACTACCGATCGCAGTGGGAGAAGTAGTATTTTGAGGTGTCACTGGTATCAGGTAAGTCACTGTCAACGCATCATTCGCCGAAGCATTCAGGCAAGCAGCTGTACAATTCTCTCCGGTAGTGGTTCCCAATCTTGGATCCTGAATACAAACCGTTCCGGCCACTTCATCGATCAGGTCATAACCATCTTTCGCCATGTTATCCCATAAGGTCTGGGTCAGACTCTGGAAGCCGGGGCCGCTGGCTCCATCATAAATACCCACACCACCATCCAGCATCGTGTAACCACTCGGGCAAAACGGACCTGCATCATCATCAACCAGATCGCCATTGCTGTTGTGTATCACATTGTCTTTAAAAACAAGCTTGTGACAGGTAGTGGAAGCGCCATTGCTTAATGTACAAGTCGTCGTGCCAGATGAAACAATCGACCGAAACAGGCTTACGTCAAGAATGGTGCTAGTGTCTGCGGTAGTGGAGGTAGTGGAGGCAGTCGAGGTGGTGGAGGTAGCGGTAGTGGTTGTATCCGTACTATCCACAGTACTACTCGTTGTACTACTGCTACTGTTGCATCCAGAGACAAGTGACATGGAACCCAATGCCATAATAAGTAAAGATTTTTTTAGCACCTCAGGTGAGTGCTTGGTGGAGGACAAGTTGAACATAAATTAACCCTGCTAGTATGAGTCTGTTTCCGGGTGGGCGAAATGACTGAATCGGAATCGAATTCCTATTCAGTCATTCCAACGCACTTATTGTGGTGGCAGCCCGGTAGGTGGTACGCCCCCTGCTGGTGGAACGCCGCCCGCTGGAGGTGCTCCCGCTGCGGCGGCGCTTGCAGACGTACCTTGCTCACCGTGGAAGCAGCCAATGAACGCATTATCACCCGCCGGAGCAGCATGATAATGGAAGCCACGAATAGCATCGGTATGACCACGGCATTGATCCAGATCAGTATTATCATTACCCGTGGGGTTCTTATTGGCGTAAATGCCGTAACCATCCATTGCATACCCCAACAGAGTGGCATGACCATCTTCTTGAATAGCTGACTCAGTACAGCCAGTAGCAGCGTGGTAATGGTAGCCAACATTTGGATTAACATGCCCACCACAATCGTCGAATGCAGCAATGGTATGAGCACTCAAAATAGCATCAACCGGTGCTGCCAAGGCGAACGTGACGCCAGTCAATGAAATACCGACATTGCCATTGAGCGTTGCAGGTGTCGCTAATGGAACAGGGGTTTTGGGTATCAAGACCGTTTCCGAGATACCGCCGTTAACGTAATCCAGTGAACATTCCACACAATAATTTTGATATTCCGCCGCAACATTGGGCTGTGCCGCTGCCTCACAGGCCACCTGCGTATCGGTAATCTTTACCTTACCCGTTGCCAGATCATACAGTTGCCAACTAG from Thiothrix litoralis encodes the following:
- a CDS encoding YHYH protein, with translation MNIQYRRALLGLTLVAGLQGCGGSSSTTLTTTTGTDTATTGTDTATTTTPATSTGTTTVVSASDATEGPNPNLFVSGALVEAATTEDCVLSGGTQTTCYRISVKGVPANHAVGPFCPPTITSTATEGGIWLDGSGETYDVDGNFIVNLPTLYNDASWQLYDLATGKVKITDTQVACEAAAQPNVAAEYQNYCVECSLDYVNGGISETVLIPKTPVPLATPATLNGNVGISLTGVTFALAAPVDAILSAHTIAAFDDCGGHVNPNVGYHYHAATGCTESAIQEDGHATLLGYAMDGYGIYANKNPTGNDNTDLDQCRGHTDAIRGFHYHAAPAGDNAFIGCFHGEQGTSASAAAAGAPPAGGVPPAGGVPPTGLPPQ
- a CDS encoding YHYH protein — translated: MDSTDTTTTATSTTSTASTTSTTADTSTILDVSLFRSIVSSGTTTCTLSNGASTTCHKLVFKDNVIHNSNGDLVDDDAGPFCPSGYTMLDGGVGIYDGASGPGFQSLTQTLWDNMAKDGYDLIDEVAGTVCIQDPRLGTTTGENCTAACLNASANDALTVTYLIPVTPQNTTSPTAIGSVQPVGLSLDGIPFTGTPPSVVTGPTGMAAAVGGNIPSLDYCGGHHDPAGYYHWHLIPEAADKVHQAHGTDNLANCGNKITQSSTALTGYAKDGYPIYSYADMVNGVATTPTDLDGCNGHTSATAEFPDGIYHYHASLDAPNMPTCVKGAFVDQRSSPIIK